A single genomic interval of Falco cherrug isolate bFalChe1 chromosome 8, bFalChe1.pri, whole genome shotgun sequence harbors:
- the HNRNPA3 gene encoding heterogeneous nuclear ribonucleoprotein A3 isoform X4 produces the protein MAAIKEERDVEDYKRKGRRSSQGHEPKEPEQLRKLFIGGLSFETTDDSLREHFEKWGTLTDCVVMRDPQTKRSRGFGFVTYSCVEEVDAAMSARPHKVDGRVVEPKRAVSREDSVKPGAHLTVKKIFVGGIKEDTEEYNLREYFEKYGKIETIEVMEDRQSGKKRGFAFVTFDDHDTVDKIVVQKYHTINGHNCEVKKALSKQEMQTASSQRVKYFVGRGGGSGNFMGRGNFGGGGGNFGRGGNFGGRGKHSHLFCVPGGYGGGGGGGGSRGSFGGGDGYNGFGDGGNYGGGPGYGSRGGYGGGGGPGYGNPGGGYGGGGGGYDGYNEGGNFGGGNYGGSGNYNDFGNYSGQQQSNYGPMKGGGSFGGRSSGSPYGGGYGSGSGSGGYGGRRF, from the exons ATGGCTGCTATTAAGGAAGAGAGAGATGTGGAAGACTACAAGAGGAAGGGAAGACGATCTTCACAG GGCCATGAGCCAAAGGAGCCAGAGCAGTTGAGGAAGCTGTTCATTGGAGGTCTGAGCTTTGAAACAACAGATGATAGCTTGAGAGAGCACTTTGAGAAATGGGGCACACTCACGGACTGTGTG GTGATGAGAGACCCACAAACAAAGCGTTCCAGAGGCTTCGGCTTTGTGACTTACTCTTGTGTGGAGGAGGTGGATGCTGCCATGAGTGCTCGACCACATAAGGTTGATGGACGCGTGGTTGAACCAAAGAGAGCAGTTTCGAGGGAG GATTCTGTAAAGCCTGGGGCACATCTgacagtaaagaaaatatttgttggtGGAATTAAAGAAGATACAGAAGAATATAATTTAAGGGAGTACTTTGAAAAATATGGCAAGATTGAAACCATAGAAGTCATGGAAGACAGGCAAAGTGGAAAGAAGAGAGGCTTCGCTTTTGTAACTTTTGATGATCACGATACAGTTGATAAAATTGTTG TTCAGAAATACCATACTATAAATGGACATAACTGTGAAGTGAAAAAAGCACTCTCGAAACAAGAAATGCAGACTGCTAGCTCTCAGAGAG taaaatattttgtaggtCGTGGGGGTGGCTCAGGCAACTTCATGGGTCGTGGAAACTTTGGAGGTGGTGGAGGAAACTTCGGCCGAGGAGGAAACTTTGGTGGAAGAG GAAAACATTCTCATCTGTTTTGTGTTCCAGGAGGCtatgggggtggtggtggcggtggtgggagcagaggaagctTTGGGGGTGGTGACGGATACAATGGATTTGGTGATG GTGGCAACTATGGAGGTGGTCCTGGCTATGGCAGCAGAGGAGGTtatggtggtggtggaggaccAGGGTATGGAAACCCAGGTGGTGGATatggaggtggaggaggaggataTGATGGCTACAATGAAGGAGGAAATTTTGGTGGTG gtaATTATGGTGGAAGTGGAAACTACAATGATTTTGGCAATTACAGTGGACAACAGCAGTCTAACTATGGTCCCATGAAAGGTGGTGGCAGCTTTGGTGGCAGAAGTTCAGGCAGTCCCTATGGTG GTGGTTATGGATCTGGAAGTGGAAGTGGGGGCTATGGTGGTAGAAGATTCTAA
- the HNRNPA3 gene encoding heterogeneous nuclear ribonucleoprotein A3 isoform X2: protein MAAIKEERDVEDYKRKGRRSSQKYRRLNKGHEPKEPEQLRKLFIGGLSFETTDDSLREHFEKWGTLTDCVVMRDPQTKRSRGFGFVTYSCVEEVDAAMSARPHKVDGRVVEPKRAVSREDSVKPGAHLTVKKIFVGGIKEDTEEYNLREYFEKYGKIETIEVMEDRQSGKKRGFAFVTFDDHDTVDKIVVQKYHTINGHNCEVKKALSKQEMQTASSQRVKYFVGRGGGSGNFMGRGNFGGGGGNFGRGGNFGGRGKHSHLFCVPGGYGGGGGGGGSRGSFGGGDGYNGFGDGGNYGGGPGYGSRGGYGGGGGPGYGNPGGGYGGGGGGYDGYNEGGNFGGGNYGGSGNYNDFGNYSGQQQSNYGPMKGGGSFGGRSSGSPYGGGYGSGSGSGGYGGRRF from the exons ATGGCTGCTATTAAGGAAGAGAGAGATGTGGAAGACTACAAGAGGAAGGGAAGACGATCTTCACAG AAATACCGTAGACTGAATAAG GGCCATGAGCCAAAGGAGCCAGAGCAGTTGAGGAAGCTGTTCATTGGAGGTCTGAGCTTTGAAACAACAGATGATAGCTTGAGAGAGCACTTTGAGAAATGGGGCACACTCACGGACTGTGTG GTGATGAGAGACCCACAAACAAAGCGTTCCAGAGGCTTCGGCTTTGTGACTTACTCTTGTGTGGAGGAGGTGGATGCTGCCATGAGTGCTCGACCACATAAGGTTGATGGACGCGTGGTTGAACCAAAGAGAGCAGTTTCGAGGGAG GATTCTGTAAAGCCTGGGGCACATCTgacagtaaagaaaatatttgttggtGGAATTAAAGAAGATACAGAAGAATATAATTTAAGGGAGTACTTTGAAAAATATGGCAAGATTGAAACCATAGAAGTCATGGAAGACAGGCAAAGTGGAAAGAAGAGAGGCTTCGCTTTTGTAACTTTTGATGATCACGATACAGTTGATAAAATTGTTG TTCAGAAATACCATACTATAAATGGACATAACTGTGAAGTGAAAAAAGCACTCTCGAAACAAGAAATGCAGACTGCTAGCTCTCAGAGAG taaaatattttgtaggtCGTGGGGGTGGCTCAGGCAACTTCATGGGTCGTGGAAACTTTGGAGGTGGTGGAGGAAACTTCGGCCGAGGAGGAAACTTTGGTGGAAGAG GAAAACATTCTCATCTGTTTTGTGTTCCAGGAGGCtatgggggtggtggtggcggtggtgggagcagaggaagctTTGGGGGTGGTGACGGATACAATGGATTTGGTGATG GTGGCAACTATGGAGGTGGTCCTGGCTATGGCAGCAGAGGAGGTtatggtggtggtggaggaccAGGGTATGGAAACCCAGGTGGTGGATatggaggtggaggaggaggataTGATGGCTACAATGAAGGAGGAAATTTTGGTGGTG gtaATTATGGTGGAAGTGGAAACTACAATGATTTTGGCAATTACAGTGGACAACAGCAGTCTAACTATGGTCCCATGAAAGGTGGTGGCAGCTTTGGTGGCAGAAGTTCAGGCAGTCCCTATGGTG GTGGTTATGGATCTGGAAGTGGAAGTGGGGGCTATGGTGGTAGAAGATTCTAA
- the HNRNPA3 gene encoding heterogeneous nuclear ribonucleoprotein A3 isoform X10 produces the protein MAAIKEERDVEDYKRKGRRSSQQKYRRLNKGHEPKEPEQLRKLFIGGLSFETTDDSLREHFEKWGTLTDCVVMRDPQTKRSRGFGFVTYSCVEEVDAAMSARPHKVDGRVVEPKRAVSREDSVKPGAHLTVKKIFVGGIKEDTEEYNLREYFEKYGKIETIEVMEDRQSGKKRGFAFVTFDDHDTVDKIVVQKYHTINGHNCEVKKALSKQEMQTASSQRVKYFVGRGGGSGNFMGRGNFGGGGGNFGRGGNFGGRGGNYGGGPGYGSRGGYGGGGGPGYGNPGGGYGGGGGGYDGYNEGGNFGGGNYGGSGNYNDFGNYSGQQQSNYGPMKGGGSFGGRSSGSPYGGGYGSGSGSGGYGGRRF, from the exons ATGGCTGCTATTAAGGAAGAGAGAGATGTGGAAGACTACAAGAGGAAGGGAAGACGATCTTCACAG CAGAAATACCGTAGACTGAATAAG GGCCATGAGCCAAAGGAGCCAGAGCAGTTGAGGAAGCTGTTCATTGGAGGTCTGAGCTTTGAAACAACAGATGATAGCTTGAGAGAGCACTTTGAGAAATGGGGCACACTCACGGACTGTGTG GTGATGAGAGACCCACAAACAAAGCGTTCCAGAGGCTTCGGCTTTGTGACTTACTCTTGTGTGGAGGAGGTGGATGCTGCCATGAGTGCTCGACCACATAAGGTTGATGGACGCGTGGTTGAACCAAAGAGAGCAGTTTCGAGGGAG GATTCTGTAAAGCCTGGGGCACATCTgacagtaaagaaaatatttgttggtGGAATTAAAGAAGATACAGAAGAATATAATTTAAGGGAGTACTTTGAAAAATATGGCAAGATTGAAACCATAGAAGTCATGGAAGACAGGCAAAGTGGAAAGAAGAGAGGCTTCGCTTTTGTAACTTTTGATGATCACGATACAGTTGATAAAATTGTTG TTCAGAAATACCATACTATAAATGGACATAACTGTGAAGTGAAAAAAGCACTCTCGAAACAAGAAATGCAGACTGCTAGCTCTCAGAGAG taaaatattttgtaggtCGTGGGGGTGGCTCAGGCAACTTCATGGGTCGTGGAAACTTTGGAGGTGGTGGAGGAAACTTCGGCCGAGGAGGAAACTTTGGTGGAAGAG GTGGCAACTATGGAGGTGGTCCTGGCTATGGCAGCAGAGGAGGTtatggtggtggtggaggaccAGGGTATGGAAACCCAGGTGGTGGATatggaggtggaggaggaggataTGATGGCTACAATGAAGGAGGAAATTTTGGTGGTG gtaATTATGGTGGAAGTGGAAACTACAATGATTTTGGCAATTACAGTGGACAACAGCAGTCTAACTATGGTCCCATGAAAGGTGGTGGCAGCTTTGGTGGCAGAAGTTCAGGCAGTCCCTATGGTG GTGGTTATGGATCTGGAAGTGGAAGTGGGGGCTATGGTGGTAGAAGATTCTAA
- the HNRNPA3 gene encoding heterogeneous nuclear ribonucleoprotein A3 isoform X5, whose translation MAAIKEERDVEDYKRKGRRSSQQKYRRLNKGHEPKEPEQLRKLFIGGLSFETTDDSLREHFEKWGTLTDCVVMRDPQTKRSRGFGFVTYSCVEEVDAAMSARPHKVDGRVVEPKRAVSREDSVKPGAHLTVKKIFVGGIKEDTEEYNLREYFEKYGKIETIEVMEDRQSGKKRGFAFVTFDDHDTVDKIVVQKYHTINGHNCEVKKALSKQEMQTASSQRVKYFVGRGGGSGNFMGRGNFGGGGGNFGRGGNFGGRGGYGGGGGGGGSRGSFGGGDGYNGFGDGGNYGGGPGYGSRGGYGGGGGPGYGNPGGGYGGGGGGYDGYNEGGNFGGGNYGGSGNYNDFGNYSGQQQSNYGPMKGGGSFGGRSSGSPYGGGYGSGSGSGGYGGRRF comes from the exons ATGGCTGCTATTAAGGAAGAGAGAGATGTGGAAGACTACAAGAGGAAGGGAAGACGATCTTCACAG CAGAAATACCGTAGACTGAATAAG GGCCATGAGCCAAAGGAGCCAGAGCAGTTGAGGAAGCTGTTCATTGGAGGTCTGAGCTTTGAAACAACAGATGATAGCTTGAGAGAGCACTTTGAGAAATGGGGCACACTCACGGACTGTGTG GTGATGAGAGACCCACAAACAAAGCGTTCCAGAGGCTTCGGCTTTGTGACTTACTCTTGTGTGGAGGAGGTGGATGCTGCCATGAGTGCTCGACCACATAAGGTTGATGGACGCGTGGTTGAACCAAAGAGAGCAGTTTCGAGGGAG GATTCTGTAAAGCCTGGGGCACATCTgacagtaaagaaaatatttgttggtGGAATTAAAGAAGATACAGAAGAATATAATTTAAGGGAGTACTTTGAAAAATATGGCAAGATTGAAACCATAGAAGTCATGGAAGACAGGCAAAGTGGAAAGAAGAGAGGCTTCGCTTTTGTAACTTTTGATGATCACGATACAGTTGATAAAATTGTTG TTCAGAAATACCATACTATAAATGGACATAACTGTGAAGTGAAAAAAGCACTCTCGAAACAAGAAATGCAGACTGCTAGCTCTCAGAGAG taaaatattttgtaggtCGTGGGGGTGGCTCAGGCAACTTCATGGGTCGTGGAAACTTTGGAGGTGGTGGAGGAAACTTCGGCCGAGGAGGAAACTTTGGTGGAAGAG GAGGCtatgggggtggtggtggcggtggtgggagcagaggaagctTTGGGGGTGGTGACGGATACAATGGATTTGGTGATG GTGGCAACTATGGAGGTGGTCCTGGCTATGGCAGCAGAGGAGGTtatggtggtggtggaggaccAGGGTATGGAAACCCAGGTGGTGGATatggaggtggaggaggaggataTGATGGCTACAATGAAGGAGGAAATTTTGGTGGTG gtaATTATGGTGGAAGTGGAAACTACAATGATTTTGGCAATTACAGTGGACAACAGCAGTCTAACTATGGTCCCATGAAAGGTGGTGGCAGCTTTGGTGGCAGAAGTTCAGGCAGTCCCTATGGTG GTGGTTATGGATCTGGAAGTGGAAGTGGGGGCTATGGTGGTAGAAGATTCTAA
- the HNRNPA3 gene encoding heterogeneous nuclear ribonucleoprotein A3 isoform X1: MAAIKEERDVEDYKRKGRRSSQQKYRRLNKGHEPKEPEQLRKLFIGGLSFETTDDSLREHFEKWGTLTDCVVMRDPQTKRSRGFGFVTYSCVEEVDAAMSARPHKVDGRVVEPKRAVSREDSVKPGAHLTVKKIFVGGIKEDTEEYNLREYFEKYGKIETIEVMEDRQSGKKRGFAFVTFDDHDTVDKIVVQKYHTINGHNCEVKKALSKQEMQTASSQRVKYFVGRGGGSGNFMGRGNFGGGGGNFGRGGNFGGRGKHSHLFCVPGGYGGGGGGGGSRGSFGGGDGYNGFGDGGNYGGGPGYGSRGGYGGGGGPGYGNPGGGYGGGGGGYDGYNEGGNFGGGNYGGSGNYNDFGNYSGQQQSNYGPMKGGGSFGGRSSGSPYGGGYGSGSGSGGYGGRRF; the protein is encoded by the exons ATGGCTGCTATTAAGGAAGAGAGAGATGTGGAAGACTACAAGAGGAAGGGAAGACGATCTTCACAG CAGAAATACCGTAGACTGAATAAG GGCCATGAGCCAAAGGAGCCAGAGCAGTTGAGGAAGCTGTTCATTGGAGGTCTGAGCTTTGAAACAACAGATGATAGCTTGAGAGAGCACTTTGAGAAATGGGGCACACTCACGGACTGTGTG GTGATGAGAGACCCACAAACAAAGCGTTCCAGAGGCTTCGGCTTTGTGACTTACTCTTGTGTGGAGGAGGTGGATGCTGCCATGAGTGCTCGACCACATAAGGTTGATGGACGCGTGGTTGAACCAAAGAGAGCAGTTTCGAGGGAG GATTCTGTAAAGCCTGGGGCACATCTgacagtaaagaaaatatttgttggtGGAATTAAAGAAGATACAGAAGAATATAATTTAAGGGAGTACTTTGAAAAATATGGCAAGATTGAAACCATAGAAGTCATGGAAGACAGGCAAAGTGGAAAGAAGAGAGGCTTCGCTTTTGTAACTTTTGATGATCACGATACAGTTGATAAAATTGTTG TTCAGAAATACCATACTATAAATGGACATAACTGTGAAGTGAAAAAAGCACTCTCGAAACAAGAAATGCAGACTGCTAGCTCTCAGAGAG taaaatattttgtaggtCGTGGGGGTGGCTCAGGCAACTTCATGGGTCGTGGAAACTTTGGAGGTGGTGGAGGAAACTTCGGCCGAGGAGGAAACTTTGGTGGAAGAG GAAAACATTCTCATCTGTTTTGTGTTCCAGGAGGCtatgggggtggtggtggcggtggtgggagcagaggaagctTTGGGGGTGGTGACGGATACAATGGATTTGGTGATG GTGGCAACTATGGAGGTGGTCCTGGCTATGGCAGCAGAGGAGGTtatggtggtggtggaggaccAGGGTATGGAAACCCAGGTGGTGGATatggaggtggaggaggaggataTGATGGCTACAATGAAGGAGGAAATTTTGGTGGTG gtaATTATGGTGGAAGTGGAAACTACAATGATTTTGGCAATTACAGTGGACAACAGCAGTCTAACTATGGTCCCATGAAAGGTGGTGGCAGCTTTGGTGGCAGAAGTTCAGGCAGTCCCTATGGTG GTGGTTATGGATCTGGAAGTGGAAGTGGGGGCTATGGTGGTAGAAGATTCTAA
- the HNRNPA3 gene encoding heterogeneous nuclear ribonucleoprotein A3 isoform X7, producing MAAIKEERDVEDYKRKGRRSSQKYRRLNKGHEPKEPEQLRKLFIGGLSFETTDDSLREHFEKWGTLTDCVVMRDPQTKRSRGFGFVTYSCVEEVDAAMSARPHKVDGRVVEPKRAVSREDSVKPGAHLTVKKIFVGGIKEDTEEYNLREYFEKYGKIETIEVMEDRQSGKKRGFAFVTFDDHDTVDKIVVQKYHTINGHNCEVKKALSKQEMQTASSQRGRGGGSGNFMGRGNFGGGGGNFGRGGNFGGRGGYGGGGGGGGSRGSFGGGDGYNGFGDGGNYGGGPGYGSRGGYGGGGGPGYGNPGGGYGGGGGGYDGYNEGGNFGGGNYGGSGNYNDFGNYSGQQQSNYGPMKGGGSFGGRSSGSPYGGGYGSGSGSGGYGGRRF from the exons ATGGCTGCTATTAAGGAAGAGAGAGATGTGGAAGACTACAAGAGGAAGGGAAGACGATCTTCACAG AAATACCGTAGACTGAATAAG GGCCATGAGCCAAAGGAGCCAGAGCAGTTGAGGAAGCTGTTCATTGGAGGTCTGAGCTTTGAAACAACAGATGATAGCTTGAGAGAGCACTTTGAGAAATGGGGCACACTCACGGACTGTGTG GTGATGAGAGACCCACAAACAAAGCGTTCCAGAGGCTTCGGCTTTGTGACTTACTCTTGTGTGGAGGAGGTGGATGCTGCCATGAGTGCTCGACCACATAAGGTTGATGGACGCGTGGTTGAACCAAAGAGAGCAGTTTCGAGGGAG GATTCTGTAAAGCCTGGGGCACATCTgacagtaaagaaaatatttgttggtGGAATTAAAGAAGATACAGAAGAATATAATTTAAGGGAGTACTTTGAAAAATATGGCAAGATTGAAACCATAGAAGTCATGGAAGACAGGCAAAGTGGAAAGAAGAGAGGCTTCGCTTTTGTAACTTTTGATGATCACGATACAGTTGATAAAATTGTTG TTCAGAAATACCATACTATAAATGGACATAACTGTGAAGTGAAAAAAGCACTCTCGAAACAAGAAATGCAGACTGCTAGCTCTCAGAGAG gtCGTGGGGGTGGCTCAGGCAACTTCATGGGTCGTGGAAACTTTGGAGGTGGTGGAGGAAACTTCGGCCGAGGAGGAAACTTTGGTGGAAGAG GAGGCtatgggggtggtggtggcggtggtgggagcagaggaagctTTGGGGGTGGTGACGGATACAATGGATTTGGTGATG GTGGCAACTATGGAGGTGGTCCTGGCTATGGCAGCAGAGGAGGTtatggtggtggtggaggaccAGGGTATGGAAACCCAGGTGGTGGATatggaggtggaggaggaggataTGATGGCTACAATGAAGGAGGAAATTTTGGTGGTG gtaATTATGGTGGAAGTGGAAACTACAATGATTTTGGCAATTACAGTGGACAACAGCAGTCTAACTATGGTCCCATGAAAGGTGGTGGCAGCTTTGGTGGCAGAAGTTCAGGCAGTCCCTATGGTG GTGGTTATGGATCTGGAAGTGGAAGTGGGGGCTATGGTGGTAGAAGATTCTAA
- the HNRNPA3 gene encoding heterogeneous nuclear ribonucleoprotein A3 isoform X6 — protein sequence MAAIKEERDVEDYKRKGRRSSQQKYRRLNKGHEPKEPEQLRKLFIGGLSFETTDDSLREHFEKWGTLTDCVVMRDPQTKRSRGFGFVTYSCVEEVDAAMSARPHKVDGRVVEPKRAVSREDSVKPGAHLTVKKIFVGGIKEDTEEYNLREYFEKYGKIETIEVMEDRQSGKKRGFAFVTFDDHDTVDKIVVQKYHTINGHNCEVKKALSKQEMQTASSQRGRGGGSGNFMGRGNFGGGGGNFGRGGNFGGRGGYGGGGGGGGSRGSFGGGDGYNGFGDGGNYGGGPGYGSRGGYGGGGGPGYGNPGGGYGGGGGGYDGYNEGGNFGGGNYGGSGNYNDFGNYSGQQQSNYGPMKGGGSFGGRSSGSPYGGGYGSGSGSGGYGGRRF from the exons ATGGCTGCTATTAAGGAAGAGAGAGATGTGGAAGACTACAAGAGGAAGGGAAGACGATCTTCACAG CAGAAATACCGTAGACTGAATAAG GGCCATGAGCCAAAGGAGCCAGAGCAGTTGAGGAAGCTGTTCATTGGAGGTCTGAGCTTTGAAACAACAGATGATAGCTTGAGAGAGCACTTTGAGAAATGGGGCACACTCACGGACTGTGTG GTGATGAGAGACCCACAAACAAAGCGTTCCAGAGGCTTCGGCTTTGTGACTTACTCTTGTGTGGAGGAGGTGGATGCTGCCATGAGTGCTCGACCACATAAGGTTGATGGACGCGTGGTTGAACCAAAGAGAGCAGTTTCGAGGGAG GATTCTGTAAAGCCTGGGGCACATCTgacagtaaagaaaatatttgttggtGGAATTAAAGAAGATACAGAAGAATATAATTTAAGGGAGTACTTTGAAAAATATGGCAAGATTGAAACCATAGAAGTCATGGAAGACAGGCAAAGTGGAAAGAAGAGAGGCTTCGCTTTTGTAACTTTTGATGATCACGATACAGTTGATAAAATTGTTG TTCAGAAATACCATACTATAAATGGACATAACTGTGAAGTGAAAAAAGCACTCTCGAAACAAGAAATGCAGACTGCTAGCTCTCAGAGAG gtCGTGGGGGTGGCTCAGGCAACTTCATGGGTCGTGGAAACTTTGGAGGTGGTGGAGGAAACTTCGGCCGAGGAGGAAACTTTGGTGGAAGAG GAGGCtatgggggtggtggtggcggtggtgggagcagaggaagctTTGGGGGTGGTGACGGATACAATGGATTTGGTGATG GTGGCAACTATGGAGGTGGTCCTGGCTATGGCAGCAGAGGAGGTtatggtggtggtggaggaccAGGGTATGGAAACCCAGGTGGTGGATatggaggtggaggaggaggataTGATGGCTACAATGAAGGAGGAAATTTTGGTGGTG gtaATTATGGTGGAAGTGGAAACTACAATGATTTTGGCAATTACAGTGGACAACAGCAGTCTAACTATGGTCCCATGAAAGGTGGTGGCAGCTTTGGTGGCAGAAGTTCAGGCAGTCCCTATGGTG GTGGTTATGGATCTGGAAGTGGAAGTGGGGGCTATGGTGGTAGAAGATTCTAA
- the HNRNPA3 gene encoding heterogeneous nuclear ribonucleoprotein A3 isoform X13 yields the protein MAAIKEERDVEDYKRKGRRSSQGHEPKEPEQLRKLFIGGLSFETTDDSLREHFEKWGTLTDCVVMRDPQTKRSRGFGFVTYSCVEEVDAAMSARPHKVDGRVVEPKRAVSREDSVKPGAHLTVKKIFVGGIKEDTEEYNLREYFEKYGKIETIEVMEDRQSGKKRGFAFVTFDDHDTVDKIVVQKYHTINGHNCEVKKALSKQEMQTASSQRGRGGGSGNFMGRGNFGGGGGNFGRGGNFGGRGGNYGGGPGYGSRGGYGGGGGPGYGNPGGGYGGGGGGYDGYNEGGNFGGGNYGGSGNYNDFGNYSGQQQSNYGPMKGGGSFGGRSSGSPYGGGYGSGSGSGGYGGRRF from the exons ATGGCTGCTATTAAGGAAGAGAGAGATGTGGAAGACTACAAGAGGAAGGGAAGACGATCTTCACAG GGCCATGAGCCAAAGGAGCCAGAGCAGTTGAGGAAGCTGTTCATTGGAGGTCTGAGCTTTGAAACAACAGATGATAGCTTGAGAGAGCACTTTGAGAAATGGGGCACACTCACGGACTGTGTG GTGATGAGAGACCCACAAACAAAGCGTTCCAGAGGCTTCGGCTTTGTGACTTACTCTTGTGTGGAGGAGGTGGATGCTGCCATGAGTGCTCGACCACATAAGGTTGATGGACGCGTGGTTGAACCAAAGAGAGCAGTTTCGAGGGAG GATTCTGTAAAGCCTGGGGCACATCTgacagtaaagaaaatatttgttggtGGAATTAAAGAAGATACAGAAGAATATAATTTAAGGGAGTACTTTGAAAAATATGGCAAGATTGAAACCATAGAAGTCATGGAAGACAGGCAAAGTGGAAAGAAGAGAGGCTTCGCTTTTGTAACTTTTGATGATCACGATACAGTTGATAAAATTGTTG TTCAGAAATACCATACTATAAATGGACATAACTGTGAAGTGAAAAAAGCACTCTCGAAACAAGAAATGCAGACTGCTAGCTCTCAGAGAG gtCGTGGGGGTGGCTCAGGCAACTTCATGGGTCGTGGAAACTTTGGAGGTGGTGGAGGAAACTTCGGCCGAGGAGGAAACTTTGGTGGAAGAG GTGGCAACTATGGAGGTGGTCCTGGCTATGGCAGCAGAGGAGGTtatggtggtggtggaggaccAGGGTATGGAAACCCAGGTGGTGGATatggaggtggaggaggaggataTGATGGCTACAATGAAGGAGGAAATTTTGGTGGTG gtaATTATGGTGGAAGTGGAAACTACAATGATTTTGGCAATTACAGTGGACAACAGCAGTCTAACTATGGTCCCATGAAAGGTGGTGGCAGCTTTGGTGGCAGAAGTTCAGGCAGTCCCTATGGTG GTGGTTATGGATCTGGAAGTGGAAGTGGGGGCTATGGTGGTAGAAGATTCTAA
- the HNRNPA3 gene encoding heterogeneous nuclear ribonucleoprotein A3 isoform X8: MAAIKEERDVEDYKRKGRRSSQGHEPKEPEQLRKLFIGGLSFETTDDSLREHFEKWGTLTDCVVMRDPQTKRSRGFGFVTYSCVEEVDAAMSARPHKVDGRVVEPKRAVSREDSVKPGAHLTVKKIFVGGIKEDTEEYNLREYFEKYGKIETIEVMEDRQSGKKRGFAFVTFDDHDTVDKIVVQKYHTINGHNCEVKKALSKQEMQTASSQRVKYFVGRGGGSGNFMGRGNFGGGGGNFGRGGNFGGRGGYGGGGGGGGSRGSFGGGDGYNGFGDGGNYGGGPGYGSRGGYGGGGGPGYGNPGGGYGGGGGGYDGYNEGGNFGGGNYGGSGNYNDFGNYSGQQQSNYGPMKGGGSFGGRSSGSPYGGGYGSGSGSGGYGGRRF, translated from the exons ATGGCTGCTATTAAGGAAGAGAGAGATGTGGAAGACTACAAGAGGAAGGGAAGACGATCTTCACAG GGCCATGAGCCAAAGGAGCCAGAGCAGTTGAGGAAGCTGTTCATTGGAGGTCTGAGCTTTGAAACAACAGATGATAGCTTGAGAGAGCACTTTGAGAAATGGGGCACACTCACGGACTGTGTG GTGATGAGAGACCCACAAACAAAGCGTTCCAGAGGCTTCGGCTTTGTGACTTACTCTTGTGTGGAGGAGGTGGATGCTGCCATGAGTGCTCGACCACATAAGGTTGATGGACGCGTGGTTGAACCAAAGAGAGCAGTTTCGAGGGAG GATTCTGTAAAGCCTGGGGCACATCTgacagtaaagaaaatatttgttggtGGAATTAAAGAAGATACAGAAGAATATAATTTAAGGGAGTACTTTGAAAAATATGGCAAGATTGAAACCATAGAAGTCATGGAAGACAGGCAAAGTGGAAAGAAGAGAGGCTTCGCTTTTGTAACTTTTGATGATCACGATACAGTTGATAAAATTGTTG TTCAGAAATACCATACTATAAATGGACATAACTGTGAAGTGAAAAAAGCACTCTCGAAACAAGAAATGCAGACTGCTAGCTCTCAGAGAG taaaatattttgtaggtCGTGGGGGTGGCTCAGGCAACTTCATGGGTCGTGGAAACTTTGGAGGTGGTGGAGGAAACTTCGGCCGAGGAGGAAACTTTGGTGGAAGAG GAGGCtatgggggtggtggtggcggtggtgggagcagaggaagctTTGGGGGTGGTGACGGATACAATGGATTTGGTGATG GTGGCAACTATGGAGGTGGTCCTGGCTATGGCAGCAGAGGAGGTtatggtggtggtggaggaccAGGGTATGGAAACCCAGGTGGTGGATatggaggtggaggaggaggataTGATGGCTACAATGAAGGAGGAAATTTTGGTGGTG gtaATTATGGTGGAAGTGGAAACTACAATGATTTTGGCAATTACAGTGGACAACAGCAGTCTAACTATGGTCCCATGAAAGGTGGTGGCAGCTTTGGTGGCAGAAGTTCAGGCAGTCCCTATGGTG GTGGTTATGGATCTGGAAGTGGAAGTGGGGGCTATGGTGGTAGAAGATTCTAA